The Insulibacter thermoxylanivorax DNA window CATTACAGGAATAGCTCCTTAATAGAATAAAAGGTCCTAACATTCGTTTGGGCCTAACTCTCATTTATAGGATACATTACCTATGCTTTAAAATACAATATGTCTCAATCAGTCTTTCAAAACAAAAAGCCCTTTCCTCAAAAGGATTAGGCTTTAAGGCAGCTCCTTAATAGAATAAAAGGTCCTAACATTCGTTTGGGCCTAACTCTCATTTATAGGATACATTACCTATGCTTTAAAATACAATATGTCTCAATCAGTCTTTCAAAACAAAAAGCCCTTTCCTCAAAAGGATTAGGCTTTAAGGCAGCTAAGACCATTTAGAATTGAAATTTGAGCAGTACTGTCACATCTCAAACGTTACGAACTAGCAATATTACCGACTCCACATGTCCAGTTTGACTCGCATAGGTTTCCATAATAATAAAAGGAAGAACACACGGACTTTGACAATAGGTAAATGCGGCTTTGAGATTTACTTACGAATGAGCAAAACACAGCACTCCACATGTGTTATGTAGAGATTATCTCATCCGAAAAATCAACTTTGTAACGCCACCTTGATTCATGCTATCTCCCCATCATCAGAACAGCCTCCCAATCCTCCGGGAATCCAATCCGATCCAACTCCACAACTTCGCTATACTCGGACAACAACACTTCTAATCGAATGATAAAATTAAGCCACTTGTCTCGGTCAGGAATAAGATCCTTTAAAACATATAGATGAGCAAAAATTTTACCCTGATCAATCCCAAGTTGCTTTGATTTTCGGTCAAGCCTAGGTTTGCTTGTTAATGGACGATTATAAAGACGGCCGTAATGGGCACATATATTTCGAATGTAGGACATACATTTAAGCCAACTTTCAAGATATATGGCTGGAGCGCGGTAATTTCTTTTGGCAATTTGATTCTTATCATCATTTTTCATATTGGAAAATAACTTCGAAAGCGCTTCAAACGAAAGAACTTCAATAGCCACCCAAACTGGTATTTTTCCCTCATACTTTTCATAATGATGCTTAATGAATAGTTCTTGGGAACGCTTGAGTTCCTTTTCAAGCTCAGCTAGAAACGCATCATGATTATCAAAATGTTGAGGATTCAAATGACCAAGAGGACCGTAAGTGTGGGCAATATGATATGAAATATGGGTCCTGAAAGCGATCTCAACTTGCTCAACCATCTCCATAATCAAATAACGAAAACGGCGATCAAATTCATATAAAGCGACAACATGTTCAAAAGTAATATCAGGAAGAAATTGATCATTTTTCTTTAGACTGAGTGTATATGCGCTTAACCGATAATAGTTGATTCGTTGCAACGTACGAATAGCAGAATCAACATCGGATATGACGAGCCCGCGGCTCTTTAATATTTCGACTTGCTCTTCAAATGTAGTAGGCCTCTTAATGGAAGGTATATTATTGGAATACATAAAATTCCTCCATAAAAACAAGAAGGCCCACCTTGGTACGCATTGTTAAGAGGCGTGGTGGGAACTATTGACTTTATCATACAAGAGTTGCGAAATAATGTCAACGAAAAAGCAAGCCATTCACGTCATTATTGAATCAGTTCATTATCGGTAAATGCGGCTATATTGATTGTTTCCGTACGAGCGACACACAGCATTCAACATGTGTGAAGTAGTTAATTAGGACAACCTCTGCGGAATGTGCTACCAAACATAATGCTGTTCCAAGAATATATTCCATCAATCTCCATACAAGTTTTGCGTTAATGTCCATAAAATGTACCGAATATTGAATGTTTAACATAATGAAGACTACAAATTACATTAAATAACTTAATACAGTCAGCTTCGTTTATTTTTCTTTTGGTCATTCCATGCATAAGCCAATTTCGCTCTAAATAGGGAGGTTCATTTTTTTTCTCAAAACGAGCACCACTGTTGAAATACATTTCTATAAAACCATC harbors:
- a CDS encoding Abi family protein, which codes for MYSNNIPSIKRPTTFEEQVEILKSRGLVISDVDSAIRTLQRINYYRLSAYTLSLKKNDQFLPDITFEHVVALYEFDRRFRYLIMEMVEQVEIAFRTHISYHIAHTYGPLGHLNPQHFDNHDAFLAELEKELKRSQELFIKHHYEKYEGKIPVWVAIEVLSFEALSKLFSNMKNDDKNQIAKRNYRAPAIYLESWLKCMSYIRNICAHYGRLYNRPLTSKPRLDRKSKQLGIDQGKIFAHLYVLKDLIPDRDKWLNFIIRLEVLLSEYSEVVELDRIGFPEDWEAVLMMGR